In candidate division WOR-3 bacterium, a genomic segment contains:
- a CDS encoding HEAT repeat domain-containing protein, whose protein sequence is MKKIVLLVFMLLLTCVSNESKAKRILDQGLSDASPFVRVSAAKALMMLGDVRGNRLLMEMAAQDETELQVNALNALYEAGYGELEPVVIGLCSNPSAAIREAAYRIVASSDEQEARTILLQGIYDEFSRVREVAYSGLGKFQEMDALLQGLRDPDPLVRISVARTLGELGSDGMSDFIREELRKFRPDVWGKGVIAIAEVRDTTNIQFFKRLLEEGTEELRIHAAEALLILNDDAGVQTLLRSLQSKDPFVRIGAVEVLSRYDVPDAYDELRTAVRDEYINVAVRAVEALAKHDAANQKELFAELMDASNVLLRVSAAFAYLRS, encoded by the coding sequence ATACTCGACCAGGGGTTGAGCGATGCATCGCCCTTTGTACGGGTCAGTGCGGCAAAAGCGTTGATGATGCTTGGCGATGTTCGGGGTAACAGACTGCTGATGGAAATGGCCGCGCAGGATGAAACAGAGCTGCAGGTGAACGCACTGAATGCTCTATACGAGGCAGGCTATGGAGAGCTCGAGCCGGTGGTGATCGGCCTGTGCAGTAACCCAAGCGCGGCTATTCGCGAGGCGGCATACCGGATCGTGGCTTCGAGCGATGAGCAGGAGGCGCGAACGATTCTCTTGCAGGGTATATATGATGAATTTTCCCGCGTGAGAGAGGTTGCTTATTCTGGTCTGGGTAAGTTCCAGGAGATGGACGCGTTGCTCCAGGGGTTACGTGATCCCGATCCACTTGTCCGCATTAGTGTTGCCAGAACACTGGGCGAGTTAGGATCCGACGGTATGTCTGATTTCATACGAGAGGAATTGAGAAAATTCCGGCCCGATGTGTGGGGCAAAGGCGTGATTGCCATTGCTGAAGTACGTGACACGACGAACATTCAATTTTTCAAGAGGTTACTGGAGGAGGGCACGGAGGAACTAAGGATACACGCGGCCGAGGCTCTCCTTATTCTCAATGATGATGCAGGCGTCCAGACGTTGTTGCGCTCCCTGCAGTCGAAAGACCCGTTCGTTCGCATAGGTGCGGTTGAAGTACTATCACGATATGATGTGCCGGATGCTTATGATGAACTGAGGACCGCAGTCCGGGATGAATACATCAATGTTGCTGTCCGGGCTGTCGAGGCATTGGCTAAACATGACGCGGCGAATCAGAAAGAACTCTTTGCCGAGCTGATGGATGCCTCGAACGTCTTGCTCAGGGTCAGTGCAGCATTCGCATATTTGAGGAGCTAA